One Argentina anserina chromosome 6, drPotAnse1.1, whole genome shotgun sequence genomic window, CCATTTTACACAAGTTCAAAGTCTTGTCTGCAAGTTGAGCCCATCCTTGTTTCAAAGCAATCTCGAAAAGAGCTCGTACAAGACGTCCAGCACTCTGTGTAATGTAAACCATATCCTGTGTCAATGAGAACCCCTCAAACTTCAGCTGTGAAATATATGCTTGCAGCAAAACATTAATCTTGCAACTGGGATCTTCCAAGCTCTCCATGACCGGAATGGGAACACGTTCGAATAATTTTACTAATTCCATCTTCTCATCCTGCCGCACATTGACATACTTAAACTCTTCACTGAGCGAGAACAATCGGTAGAGCTCGATATCCCCCATAGTTGGCTTCAAATCCATATTATATGCTGATATTGTCCCATGAGTTATGTAATAATGGCTAGCAATGCGACCCAAGTCTGTAAATTGGAAATATCCACTTCTTCCGCCATACTTGATTAAGTTGTTCTTCTCCAAGATGGTTGCAGCAGAATGGATCAAATCAGCTCGCCTCTCCTCCAGTTTTGGATCTTTGGTGAGAACGTTAGCTTCCAAACCATAGAGCATAGGATTCCTACACATGCGAATGTACAGATAAGTGTATTCCAACCAGTGACAAGCTTCTTGAGCATTTTGAACAGTTCCCATAACAATTTCAGCATTCAACTGATCTGCCAATCTGGACACAAATTGACTTTCAATAGGAAGTTGTTGGTTCATCATAGAAAGATAGTATTGCAGTTCAGTATGGCCAGTAATGATTATCCCCTCTCCATACGAATCATACTGAGGTCTTCCTGCACGACCCAACATCTGCATAATATCAAGAGGACTTAGTTCAGTCCATGCTCCCTTTTCTGAATCATAGATCTGGGTCCCTTTGATTATGACAGTATGAGCCGGCAGATTCACACCCCAAGCAAGTGTTGCAGTTGAGACCAGAACTTGAACATGCCCACTAGCAAAGAGATCCTCAACCAGCTCGCGGTCTGCTCTATTCAACCCAGCATGATGAATAGCAAAACCATACGGTAAAAGATCTTTAAGATGATTGCTCTTGACCAATTCAGTATGTGTGAGAAGAATTTCCCTGCTCGCACTGTCTTCTTTCAAAAACCTACCAACGGCATCATTAACAAGCACAGTATCTCGTAAAGCACTAGCAGTCCTGGCTGTTTCTGCCCTGGAGTGGACAAATATAAGAACTTGATGTTTTCCAGCTACTGCCATCACCTTTTCATAGCAGATATCATTCATCAACTGAAACCTCTGCAATGGCTTCTTTACTGTGATTCCAATGTACTGTTGAGAAAGAGGGACAGGCCTGTAGCTATTGTCAAAATGAAACAAGCCCCTATCAAAATCAACATGTAAGAACTTGGCTACATCTTCATAGTTAGGGAGCGTGGCAGATAGTCCCACCAGCCGAATATAACCTCCAGCAGTCTCCATCTGCCTAAGAGTTCTTGCTACAATGCTTTCGAGAACAGGACCCCTATTGTCATGGAGGAGATGAATTTCATCAATAATTAGAAGCTTCACGAGTTGCGTGTAAGTACGATCTCCTGACTTTCTGGTAATGATATCCCACTTCTCAGGAGTggtgacaatgatttgagtcTCTTCAATTTGGTGGCTAGTCAGTGTCTGGTCACCACTTAGCTCCTTCACTGTGACACCATACTCTTGCAAACGATCAGACAAGTTGCCAACAACTTCAGCTACAAGTGCTTTCATAGGAGCAACATATACGATCTTATAAGCATTGTGGTTGATTGAACCATCCTCATTCATGTTAAGTGCAAACTGCTGAAGGATAGTGAGAACAGCTACATTAGTTTTCCCTGCCCCAGTAGGAGCACATAGGAGGATATTGTCACCATTTTGAAAAGCAGCCTCGTAAAGTTTACTCTGTACCCTATTCAACTGAGTCATTCCTTTAAACGCCGGTCTAGCCCATTCTGGCATATCAAAAATTTTCACAAGTTTCTCATTAGCACCAAATGGTTTAGGCTTCAATGCCGGCACATGAACTTCTTCAACCCCCTTCCTTGAATGACATCTGGAAGATCCATCCGGAAGCAGGCACTTCTTCGGCTCCAAATGTCTAGGTGCAAGTCTTTCAAGATCAAGCAACCGAGGATGGTTATTATTCCACCAACCATTATCACCATCCCTATCAACAAGTCCCCTCCCAGCCATGTCCCCATCTCCGCCAATACTCTTCAACTTTCGAGCCTCTTCTCTAATCCCCCTCTCAAAGTTCTGTAGCCTCTCCTTTGCACCACGCCTCGTGGCATGCAACTCATCCACAACTGATCCCAACCCCACCTGCAACATCTCCTCCTCGActctcctcttctcctcctcccctACAGCTCGTGCATAACGAGTGCACCAGAAAATCTTCAACCGGTTTCGCAACAGAAACTTAATTAGTTCAAAATTCTTAAAATTAAGATAATGCACCAGCTTATTTTCGACAGTCATATCATTACCTTCGAGTAGCATCCCAAGAACCTCCTCGGCGAGCCTGTGACACTGCGCTGCATCAATCTGCTTGCCAAAAGCTTCCGAAATCTTCCTCTGAAGCCGATAAGCATCAATGTCCTGCACATTAAGCCTCACACCCTCATTCGCTTCCAGCATTTCGACATCATCAAACCCTCCACCCATTTGCATTGCGCCGAAATCAccaacctcctcctcctcctcctctgcttCCTCATCATCCTCCGGCACCAAATCAAGATCACTCCCTTCCTCATTGTCCTCATTCTCTTCAAACTCAACCGAAACTCCAAAATCGCCAACAGATTCATCACCACAAGCTGCACAGGCATCATGATAATCGGTAATCAAAGCCCCAATCCTCACAAAGCCATCAAACACCGACTCCGGTACAGCATTCAACAGCTTCTCAATCTCCGATTTCTTCACGGAACTCTTCAGCTTCTCATTCTTCAGCACCGCCAGGATCTCATCGGCCGCGCCGGAAACTACACTCGGCGGCAGACCGCCGAGCTGCTGCTGAATCAAACCGAGCAACGCCTCGTACGCCGCCTGCGTCTCCCTCGTCTTCGGCTGGTACACACCTCCCTCATCCGTCTCACTAAGCACGCTCCGCGCCTCAACACGCCGCCGCTTCCGGCGAGTCAAACCAGCTTCATCGCCACCGTCGcgctccttcttcttcttcttcttcatcatcatcttcgaCGACTCGTCGTCCGGTCTTCCCCTGTACGCCTTGTCGCCGAAGCAATGAGGATCAATCTTACCCCGCAGCGACTCCG contains:
- the LOC126800864 gene encoding DExH-box ATP-dependent RNA helicase DExH12-like, yielding MMSQPKLGGGAEAHARSKQYEYRANSSLVVATGLRSRGTHEPTGEPESLRGKIDPHCFGDKAYRGRPDDESSKMMMKKKKKKERDGGDEAGLTRRKRRRVEARSVLSETDEGGVYQPKTRETQAAYEALLGLIQQQLGGLPPSVVSGAADEILAVLKNEKLKSSVKKSEIEKLLNAVPESVFDGFVRIGALITDYHDACAACGDESVGDFGVSVEFEENEDNEEGSDLDLVPEDDEEAEEEEEEVGDFGAMQMGGGFDDVEMLEANEGVRLNVQDIDAYRLQRKISEAFGKQIDAAQCHRLAEEVLGMLLEGNDMTVENKLVHYLNFKNFELIKFLLRNRLKIFWCTRYARAVGEEEKRRVEEEMLQVGLGSVVDELHATRRGAKERLQNFERGIREEARKLKSIGGDGDMAGRGLVDRDGDNGWWNNNHPRLLDLERLAPRHLEPKKCLLPDGSSRCHSRKGVEEVHVPALKPKPFGANEKLVKIFDMPEWARPAFKGMTQLNRVQSKLYEAAFQNGDNILLCAPTGAGKTNVAVLTILQQFALNMNEDGSINHNAYKIVYVAPMKALVAEVVGNLSDRLQEYGVTVKELSGDQTLTSHQIEETQIIVTTPEKWDIITRKSGDRTYTQLVKLLIIDEIHLLHDNRGPVLESIVARTLRQMETAGGYIRLVGLSATLPNYEDVAKFLHVDFDRGLFHFDNSYRPVPLSQQYIGITVKKPLQRFQLMNDICYEKVMAVAGKHQVLIFVHSRAETARTASALRDTVLVNDAVGRFLKEDSASREILLTHTELVKSNHLKDLLPYGFAIHHAGLNRADRELVEDLFASGHVQVLVSTATLAWGVNLPAHTVIIKGTQIYDSEKGAWTELSPLDIMQMLGRAGRPQYDSYGEGIIITGHTELQYYLSMMNQQLPIESQFVSRLADQLNAEIVMGTVQNAQEACHWLEYTYLYIRMCRNPMLYGLEANVLTKDPKLEERRADLIHSAATILEKNNLIKYGGRSGYFQFTDLGRIASHYYITHGTISAYNMDLKPTMGDIELYRLFSLSEEFKYVNVRQDEKMELVKLFERVPIPVMESLEDPSCKINVLLQAYISQLKFEGFSLTQDMVYITQSAGRLVRALFEIALKQGWAQLADKTLNLCKMVNKRMWSVQMPLRQFHGITKDILVKLGKNNLAWERYYDLSSQELGELVKMPKMGRILHKFVHQFPKLNLAAHVQPITRTVLRVELTITPDFQWEDKVHGYVEPFWVLVEDNDGEHILHHEYFLLKKPYINEDHTLNFTVKIKEPLPPYYLIRVVSDRWLGSQTVLPVSFRYLILPEKYPPPTELLDLQPLPVTALRNPLYEALYQDFKQFNAVQTQVFNVLYNSDDNVLVAAPTGSGKTICAEFAVLRNYQKASESGIRVVYIAPVEGLAKERHADWQKKFGMGCNGLNLRVVELTGETATDLKLLEKGQIIISTPEKWDALSRRWKQRKHVQQVSLFIIDELHLIGGQGGHTLEIIVSRMRCMASELEMKIRIVALSSSLANAKDLGGWIGAASHGLFNFPPSVRPVPEIHIQGVDIVNYEARMQAMTKPTYTAIVQHAKKGKPALVYVPTRKHVQQTAQDLINYSNAECGGNSSFLLRSLDEIEPFFEKISNEKLRDCLRHGVGFLHEGLTGDDQDIVSALFEAEYIQSCVMSSTLCWGVPLSAHLVVVMGTQYYDGRENLHTDYPVPDLLQMIGRACRPKKDNSGICVILCHAPQKEYYKKFLYEALPVESHLHHYLHDNINAEVVAQVIGNHEGALNYLTWTFFYRRLTQNPNYYNLQGVTHVHVSEYLSELVENTLSDLETSKCVAIENGDVSALNLGIIASYYYISYSTIERFNSSLTSRTKMKGLLEILAHASEYSQISIRPGEEEVIQRLINHQRFSFENPNCTDPHVKANALLQAHFARHHVAGNLSMDQREVLLSASRLLHAMVDVIASNGWLNISLLAMEVSQMVTQGMWDCDSMLLQLPHFTRELAKRCQEFPGRNIERVSDLVDMEYVGRRELLQELQMSDIQLEDIEQFCKRFPNIEMTFKVLESENIRAGEEITLQVNVDREQVGPVDAPRYPRTKEEGWWLVVGDTKTNSLLAIKKVPLLKKAMMQLRILAPAEAGEKTYTLYFMCDSYLGCDEEHNFTVDVKE